A genome region from Geobacter pickeringii includes the following:
- the pdxR gene encoding MocR-like pyridoxine biosynthesis transcription factor PdxR, which translates to MFTLNSTDPLPLYRQLYDQIRGRILSGRLPAGSRLPSVRELAAELSASRNTVEGAYQELAAEGYIYGKPRSGYIVSDLDHSAAPVSLSHKPRRPERFPAPPPHYAYDFHPARLDPASFPVALWRRCFTDSLRESSRDLSHYGDSQGEWRLRHSIQRYLERSRGVICDPGQIVICAGLQQSLDIVAHLLKGSHAAVAVENPGYHLPRAVFRNHGLEIVPVPVGTHGLDLDTLAASSGTIAYVTPSHQLPLGCVMPIANRLKLLEWAEKGGRLIIEDDYDSELRYHGTPIPSLQGLRPHGAIVYAGTFSKILSPALRVSYLVLPPPLLAPYHRLFRDYFGTVSLLEQRTLAKFMEEGHWERHVRRMRTVCKKKHDALLRAVERHFGPRAVVAGQGAGLHMVLQLPGTARGEAEIIEAARRKGIRLLPFSDFFVRGTPDATTVLLGFGGMVPDEIEEGIALLSPLCF; encoded by the coding sequence ATGTTTACCCTGAACAGCACCGATCCTCTCCCATTATACCGCCAACTCTACGACCAGATCAGAGGGCGTATCCTCTCGGGAAGGCTGCCGGCTGGATCCAGGCTTCCATCGGTGAGGGAGCTGGCCGCCGAACTTTCAGCCAGCCGCAATACGGTGGAAGGGGCCTATCAGGAGCTCGCCGCGGAAGGGTACATCTACGGCAAGCCGCGCAGCGGCTATATCGTGTCGGACCTTGACCACTCCGCCGCACCGGTCTCCCTGTCCCATAAGCCCCGGAGACCGGAGCGGTTTCCTGCCCCTCCGCCGCACTACGCGTACGACTTTCATCCGGCCCGCCTCGATCCGGCGAGCTTCCCCGTGGCGCTCTGGCGAAGATGTTTCACCGACAGCCTGCGCGAGAGTTCCCGGGACCTTTCCCACTATGGCGATTCCCAGGGAGAATGGAGGCTGCGTCACAGCATCCAGCGCTATCTGGAACGCTCCCGCGGCGTGATCTGCGACCCCGGCCAGATCGTCATCTGCGCCGGGCTGCAGCAGAGCCTCGACATTGTTGCCCATCTGCTGAAGGGGAGCCATGCCGCGGTGGCGGTGGAGAATCCCGGCTACCACCTGCCGCGGGCCGTTTTTCGTAACCACGGGCTGGAAATTGTCCCGGTCCCGGTGGGGACACACGGCCTTGACCTGGATACCCTTGCGGCCAGCAGCGGCACCATTGCCTACGTCACCCCCTCGCACCAGCTCCCGCTGGGGTGCGTGATGCCCATTGCCAATCGGCTCAAGCTGCTCGAGTGGGCAGAGAAGGGCGGCAGGCTGATCATCGAGGACGATTACGACAGCGAACTGCGCTACCACGGCACCCCTATCCCCTCGCTGCAGGGGCTGCGACCCCACGGCGCCATCGTCTACGCCGGAACGTTCTCCAAGATCCTCTCGCCGGCGCTGCGGGTGAGCTATCTGGTGCTCCCCCCTCCGCTGCTCGCCCCGTACCACCGGCTGTTCCGGGACTATTTCGGCACGGTCTCGCTGCTGGAACAGAGAACCCTGGCGAAATTCATGGAAGAGGGGCACTGGGAGCGGCACGTCCGGCGGATGCGCACGGTCTGCAAAAAGAAGCACGATGCGCTGCTTCGGGCGGTCGAGCGCCATTTCGGTCCCCGGGCCGTCGTTGCCGGCCAGGGAGCCGGGCTCCACATGGTGCTGCAACTGCCCGGCACGGCCCGCGGAGAGGCGGAGATCATCGAAGCGGCCCGGCGCAAGGGGATTCGACTGCTGCCGTTTTCCGACTTCTTTGTCAGGGGCACCCCCGATGCCACGACGGTCCTCCTCGGTTTCGGCGGGATGGTCCCTGACGAAATCGAGGAAGGGATTGCGCTCCTCTCCCCCCTTTGCTTCTGA
- a CDS encoding ABC transporter permease has protein sequence MKKSLGAKTLLFPTPVLLVGTYDREGKTIPFAVISFFDMFLVTMVGVLWFHIPIKGTVPLLVLSTAIYLLSVLGVGLFISTISRTQQQALMATFLFYIPAVLLSGFMFPIENMPVVIQYGTYLNPLRYFLVIIRGIFLKGNGIAVLWPQMAALFALGVAVMTTSSLRFRKRIG, from the coding sequence ATGAAAAAATCCCTGGGGGCCAAGACCCTGCTCTTTCCGACCCCGGTCCTGTTGGTCGGAACCTACGATCGGGAGGGGAAGACCATCCCCTTCGCCGTCATCAGCTTTTTCGACATGTTCCTGGTGACCATGGTGGGGGTCCTCTGGTTCCACATCCCGATCAAGGGGACAGTTCCCCTCCTTGTCCTCTCCACGGCGATCTACCTCCTGTCGGTGCTCGGCGTGGGGCTCTTCATCTCCACCATCTCCAGGACCCAGCAGCAGGCGCTCATGGCGACCTTCCTCTTCTACATCCCGGCGGTCCTCCTCTCGGGGTTCATGTTCCCCATCGAGAACATGCCGGTGGTGATCCAGTACGGCACCTACCTGAACCCGCTCCGCTATTTCCTCGTCATCATCCGGGGGATATTTCTGAAAGGGAACGGGATCGCCGTTCTCTGGCCGCAGATGGCCGCTCTCTTCGCGCTGGGGGTGGCTGTCATGACAACCAGCTCCCTGCGTTTTCGCAAGCGCATCGGGTGA
- a CDS encoding DUF362 domain-containing protein, with translation MNVVVVEKAESYRPEVVGPAIRRLLDPLGGMGAFVRPGERVLLKPNMLAAKEPERAVTTHPAVLREVIGLVREAGAVPLVGDSPGVGGIRRVAEKSGLLAVIEETGAELVPFDETVTVRGEGMFREFAIARPYLEADRLINLPKLKTHEMMTMTCAVKNLFGAVVGAAKAGWHLKAGADRELFARMLLEIYLLRTPDLTIVDGILAMEGNGPGSGDPHHAGLLLAGANAVAVDVIAAELAGIPKKLLWVERAAERLGLDGWDRTTIETRGVAVEEATLPPFRLPHLSDVQFGLPRCIKNRLRHYLTSRPCEIPGACKLCGICRDACPPRAIAIRDGRLHFDYHACIRCFCCRELCPEGALDVREGALMGIVKRFV, from the coding sequence ATGAACGTAGTTGTCGTGGAGAAGGCCGAAAGCTACCGCCCGGAGGTGGTCGGGCCGGCCATTCGGCGCCTGCTGGATCCCCTTGGGGGGATGGGGGCCTTCGTCCGTCCCGGCGAGCGGGTCCTTCTCAAGCCGAACATGCTTGCCGCCAAGGAGCCCGAGCGGGCGGTGACCACCCACCCGGCGGTGCTCCGGGAGGTGATCGGGCTGGTGCGGGAGGCGGGCGCGGTGCCGCTGGTGGGGGATTCCCCCGGCGTCGGCGGCATCCGGCGGGTGGCGGAGAAGAGTGGCCTGCTGGCGGTCATCGAGGAGACCGGTGCCGAGCTCGTCCCCTTCGACGAAACCGTCACGGTGCGGGGGGAGGGGATGTTCCGGGAGTTCGCCATCGCGCGCCCCTACCTGGAGGCGGACCGGCTCATCAACCTCCCGAAGCTCAAGACCCACGAGATGATGACCATGACCTGCGCCGTGAAAAACCTCTTCGGTGCGGTGGTGGGGGCTGCCAAGGCGGGGTGGCACCTGAAGGCCGGGGCCGACCGGGAGCTCTTCGCCCGGATGCTCCTGGAGATCTACCTTCTGCGTACCCCCGATCTCACCATTGTCGACGGCATCCTCGCCATGGAGGGGAACGGTCCGGGAAGTGGCGATCCGCACCACGCGGGACTCCTTCTGGCCGGCGCCAATGCGGTGGCGGTGGATGTCATTGCCGCCGAGCTTGCCGGCATCCCGAAGAAGCTCCTCTGGGTGGAGCGGGCCGCGGAGCGGCTCGGCCTCGACGGCTGGGACCGGACCACCATCGAGACCCGGGGGGTGGCCGTGGAGGAGGCGACGCTCCCCCCCTTCCGGCTGCCGCACCTCTCCGATGTCCAGTTCGGCCTGCCGCGCTGCATCAAGAACCGGCTCCGCCACTACCTCACCTCCCGTCCCTGTGAAATCCCCGGCGCCTGCAAACTCTGCGGCATCTGCCGCGACGCCTGCCCCCCTCGGGCCATCGCCATCCGCGACGGCCGGCTCCATTTCGACTACCACGCCTGCATCCGCTGTTTCTGCTGCCGCGAGCTCTGCCCCGAGGGGGCGCTGGACGTGCGGGAGGGGGCGCTGATGGGTATCGTCAAGAGATTTGTATGA
- a CDS encoding acetyl-CoA hydrolase/transferase C-terminal domain-containing protein, whose protein sequence is MSEYGTLQDRVRCKSLLNKVMTAEETIQFFKPGMNLGWSGFTPAGYPKAVPIALADHVEKNSLQGKMKFNLFIGASVGAETEDRWATLDMIDRRWPYQTGKNIAAGINEGRIRMGDKHLSLFAQDLGYGFYTKDSESGKLDLAIIEVSAITEDGGLVPTTSCGVIPEILMVCDRIIVEVNTGEPSFEGMHDIVVCNHPPKRQILGITHAGERIGTTYVPCDPSKIIAVVESKYRDKGRAFSEQDDTSEAIANNIIDFFSHEVKMGRLPKNLLPLQSGVGSIANAVIGGLAKGPFSNLTVYTEVLQDTMLDLFDSGKLDAASSCSLSLSETPGFPRFFENWNKYFDKITLRPLSISNAPEPIRRLGCIAMNTPVEIDIYAHANSTLVGGTRMINGLGGSGDFLRNGFLKIMHTPSSRPSKTDPNGISCVVPHCSHIDHTEHDLDCVVTEQGLADLRGLAPKERAKRIIEKCAHPEYKPILGEYLEIASKDCLAKKIGHEPQLWDRAFKMHLNLAQNGTMKIKNWDVKIDLCE, encoded by the coding sequence ATGTCTGAGTACGGCACCCTGCAAGACCGCGTACGCTGCAAGTCGCTTCTGAACAAGGTCATGACGGCCGAGGAGACGATCCAGTTCTTCAAGCCCGGCATGAACCTCGGCTGGTCCGGCTTCACCCCCGCCGGTTATCCCAAGGCAGTTCCCATCGCCCTGGCAGATCACGTCGAGAAGAACAGCCTGCAGGGGAAGATGAAGTTCAATCTCTTCATCGGCGCCTCCGTCGGTGCCGAGACCGAAGACCGCTGGGCCACCCTTGACATGATCGACCGTCGCTGGCCGTACCAGACCGGCAAGAACATCGCCGCCGGCATCAACGAAGGGCGGATCCGGATGGGCGACAAGCACCTCTCCCTCTTCGCCCAGGATCTCGGCTACGGCTTCTACACCAAGGACAGCGAGAGCGGCAAACTCGACCTCGCCATTATCGAAGTCTCGGCCATCACCGAGGACGGCGGCCTGGTCCCCACCACCTCCTGCGGCGTCATCCCCGAGATCCTCATGGTCTGCGACCGGATCATCGTCGAGGTGAACACCGGCGAGCCCTCCTTCGAGGGGATGCACGACATCGTCGTCTGCAACCACCCGCCGAAGCGTCAGATCCTCGGCATCACCCATGCCGGTGAGCGGATCGGCACCACCTACGTGCCGTGTGATCCGAGCAAGATCATCGCCGTGGTCGAGTCCAAGTACCGCGACAAGGGGCGGGCCTTCTCCGAGCAGGACGACACCTCCGAGGCCATCGCCAACAACATCATCGACTTCTTCAGCCACGAAGTGAAGATGGGGCGTCTGCCGAAGAACCTCCTCCCGCTCCAGTCGGGTGTCGGCTCCATCGCCAACGCCGTCATCGGCGGCCTGGCCAAGGGACCCTTCTCCAACCTGACCGTCTATACCGAGGTTCTCCAGGACACCATGCTCGACCTCTTCGACTCGGGCAAGCTGGATGCCGCCTCCTCCTGCTCCCTCTCCCTCTCCGAGACGCCGGGCTTCCCCCGCTTCTTCGAGAACTGGAACAAGTACTTCGACAAGATCACCCTCCGCCCCCTCTCCATCTCCAACGCGCCGGAGCCGATCCGCCGCCTCGGGTGCATCGCCATGAACACCCCGGTGGAGATCGATATCTACGCCCACGCCAACTCCACCCTGGTCGGCGGGACCCGGATGATCAACGGCCTCGGCGGTTCCGGCGACTTCCTCCGCAACGGCTTCCTGAAGATCATGCACACCCCGTCGAGCCGGCCTTCGAAGACCGATCCGAACGGTATCTCCTGCGTGGTGCCGCACTGCTCCCACATCGACCACACCGAGCACGACCTGGACTGCGTGGTCACCGAGCAGGGTCTGGCCGACCTCCGGGGTCTGGCGCCGAAGGAGCGCGCCAAGCGGATCATCGAGAAGTGCGCCCACCCGGAGTACAAGCCGATCCTCGGCGAGTACCTGGAGATCGCCTCCAAGGACTGCCTTGCCAAGAAGATTGGTCACGAACCGCAGCTGTGGGACCGCGCCTTCAAGATGCACCTCAACCTGGCGCAGAATGGCACCATGAAGATCAAGAACTGGGACGTGAAAATCGACCTCTGCGAGTAA
- a CDS encoding pyridoxamine 5'-phosphate oxidase family protein, whose protein sequence is MIPEKLLEILKQDGVVAIATLGQDGPHMVNTWNSYIRFSPEGRLLIPAGYMHRTEANIAHNPQVLITAGSSKVKGLHGPGAGFLIKGTAAFVTSGPDFDLLKAKFEWLRATLAVTIESATQTW, encoded by the coding sequence ATGATTCCGGAAAAACTGCTGGAAATACTGAAACAGGACGGGGTGGTTGCCATTGCAACCCTGGGACAGGACGGGCCGCACATGGTCAACACCTGGAACAGCTACATCAGGTTCTCACCCGAGGGGCGGCTGCTCATCCCGGCCGGCTACATGCATCGGACCGAGGCGAACATCGCCCACAACCCCCAGGTCCTCATCACCGCGGGGAGCAGCAAGGTGAAGGGGCTGCACGGACCGGGAGCCGGGTTCCTGATCAAGGGGACGGCGGCCTTCGTGACATCCGGTCCGGACTTTGATCTTCTGAAGGCAAAATTCGAATGGTTGCGGGCCACCCTGGCCGTCACCATCGAGTCCGCCACCCAGACCTGGTAA
- a CDS encoding VOC family protein produces the protein MMFKRIDHVEIIPCDFDKAMAFYTEVLGFTVRQRMAVDAQPLEEIAYLALGDTVLELMRVKDAASAQRQPWQTGYRMMAIEIEDMDQAVTYLAGKGVPVTWGPVTMGTTKRAEIHDLDGNPIELRQW, from the coding sequence ATGATGTTCAAGCGAATTGATCATGTGGAAATCATCCCTTGCGATTTTGACAAGGCAATGGCCTTCTACACGGAGGTCCTCGGCTTTACGGTCAGGCAGCGGATGGCGGTGGACGCCCAGCCGCTCGAAGAGATTGCCTACCTTGCCCTTGGCGACACGGTCCTGGAGCTGATGCGCGTGAAGGATGCGGCTTCCGCACAACGACAACCGTGGCAGACCGGCTACCGGATGATGGCAATCGAGATCGAAGATATGGACCAGGCAGTGACATATCTTGCCGGGAAGGGAGTGCCTGTTACCTGGGGACCGGTGACCATGGGAACAACGAAGAGGGCCGAAATACACGATCTGGATGGAAATCCGATTGAGCTTAGACAGTGGTAG
- a CDS encoding DEAD/DEAH box helicase, with amino-acid sequence MTFTELQLAPPILKAIAACGYTEPTPIQAEAIPKALAGVDLMATAKTGTGKTAAFVLPALQRLGTPATTPGRGPRVLVLTPTRELATQVTDAVRTYGKFMRIRSGSILGGMPYRDQLRLLSGPVDLLVATPGRLVDLLERRKLDLSRLDILVLDEADRMLDMGFSEDVNRIAAATPTSRQTLLFTATMDKATARLAEELLNAPERIEIIGPKTTHDHIEQRLHVADDLGHKNRLLRHLVADGELRRAIIFSATKRDAENLAGELKAQGHAAAALHGDMPQGARNRTITAMKQGRIRLLVATDVAARGLDVSGISHVINFDLPKFAEDYVHRIGRTGRAGASGIAISFASLNELNYLDRIERYIGQQLPEHAIPGLEPVRPLVRLGKGRGGAPGQKRGGKGFPPRGPRRDNAHTSRGNSSPRAPWQGSKPAGSGAGKPPRKSQFDR; translated from the coding sequence ATGACGTTTACCGAACTGCAGCTCGCTCCCCCCATCCTCAAGGCCATTGCCGCCTGCGGCTACACCGAGCCGACCCCGATCCAGGCCGAGGCGATCCCGAAGGCGCTCGCCGGGGTTGACCTCATGGCCACCGCCAAGACCGGCACCGGCAAGACCGCGGCCTTCGTCCTTCCCGCCCTGCAGCGCCTGGGAACCCCCGCCACGACGCCGGGGCGCGGCCCACGGGTCCTGGTCCTCACGCCGACCCGCGAACTGGCGACCCAGGTCACCGACGCGGTCCGCACCTACGGTAAGTTCATGCGGATCAGAAGCGGCTCCATCCTCGGCGGGATGCCGTACCGCGATCAGCTCCGCCTCCTCTCCGGACCGGTAGACCTCCTCGTGGCGACCCCCGGCCGGCTCGTCGACCTCCTGGAACGGAGAAAGCTCGACCTCTCGCGCCTCGACATCCTCGTCCTCGACGAAGCGGACCGAATGCTCGACATGGGATTCAGTGAAGACGTGAACCGGATCGCCGCCGCCACCCCCACCAGCCGCCAGACCCTCCTCTTCACGGCCACCATGGACAAGGCCACGGCCCGCCTGGCCGAAGAGCTCCTGAACGCCCCCGAGCGGATCGAAATCATCGGCCCCAAGACCACCCACGACCATATCGAGCAGCGTCTCCACGTGGCTGACGACCTCGGCCACAAGAACCGGCTGCTCCGCCACCTGGTTGCCGACGGCGAACTGCGGCGCGCCATCATCTTCTCCGCCACGAAGCGCGACGCCGAGAATCTCGCCGGAGAACTCAAGGCCCAGGGCCATGCCGCCGCCGCCCTCCACGGAGACATGCCGCAGGGGGCCCGCAACCGGACCATCACCGCCATGAAGCAGGGACGGATCCGGCTGCTGGTGGCGACCGACGTGGCGGCCCGGGGGCTCGACGTCTCCGGCATCAGCCACGTCATCAACTTCGACCTGCCGAAGTTCGCCGAGGATTACGTCCACCGCATCGGCCGCACCGGCCGTGCCGGGGCGTCGGGAATCGCCATCTCCTTCGCCTCCCTCAACGAACTGAACTACCTCGACCGGATCGAGCGCTACATCGGCCAGCAGTTGCCGGAGCACGCCATTCCGGGTCTTGAGCCGGTCCGGCCCTTGGTGCGCCTCGGCAAGGGGAGAGGGGGTGCGCCGGGCCAGAAGCGCGGCGGCAAGGGTTTCCCGCCCCGCGGTCCCCGGCGCGACAACGCCCACACCAGCCGGGGCAACTCCTCCCCCCGCGCCCCGTGGCAGGGGTCGAAACCTGCCGGTTCGGGTGCCGGCAAGCCCCCCCGGAAGTCCCAGTTCGACCGGTAA
- a CDS encoding NAD(P)/FAD-dependent oxidoreductase: MVKKRVVIIGMGFGGIRTARELAGKGFDVTLVDRNNYHLFQPLLYQVATAGLEQESIAYPVRAMARGWAGTRFHLAEVTGIDFDAREVRTNNGTIPYDYLVVGAGSVTNYFGLESVERHAFDLKELVDGERLRNHVLTAFERAVVEPDPAKRRALMTFVIVGGGPTGVEFAGALIELVRFVLAKDYPELSVQTARVVLVEAFDRLLAAMEPPLQVYTLEKLRSMGVEVLLNARVVDAGPERVVLHDGAVIPAHTLFWSAGVKAAPLAAALGAAPRPGGRIPVEPDLTLPGHPEVLVIGDMAYLEQDGAPLPMVAPVAMQMGIYAGSSILARERGGSLPPFRYRDKGSMATIGRSAAVASAFGMKFRGYAAWVIWLLLHLYYLIGFRNRIVVMLNWIWYYWFHERQVRLITERERAGGQ, from the coding sequence ATCGTGAAGAAGCGGGTGGTCATCATCGGGATGGGGTTCGGCGGCATCAGGACGGCACGGGAGCTGGCGGGGAAGGGCTTTGACGTCACCCTCGTCGACCGGAACAACTACCACCTCTTCCAGCCTCTCCTCTACCAGGTGGCAACGGCGGGGCTCGAGCAGGAGTCCATCGCCTACCCGGTGCGTGCCATGGCCCGCGGATGGGCCGGCACCCGTTTCCACCTCGCCGAGGTGACCGGGATCGATTTTGATGCCCGGGAGGTCCGGACCAACAACGGCACCATCCCCTACGACTATCTCGTGGTCGGTGCCGGAAGCGTCACCAACTACTTCGGCCTCGAGTCGGTGGAGCGGCACGCCTTCGACCTGAAGGAGCTCGTCGACGGCGAACGGCTCCGCAACCATGTCCTCACCGCCTTCGAGCGGGCCGTGGTCGAGCCCGACCCGGCCAAGCGCCGGGCCCTCATGACCTTCGTCATCGTCGGGGGCGGTCCCACCGGCGTCGAGTTTGCCGGCGCCCTCATCGAGCTGGTCCGTTTCGTCCTCGCCAAGGACTACCCCGAGCTGAGCGTCCAGACGGCGCGGGTCGTCCTGGTGGAGGCGTTCGACCGGCTCCTGGCCGCCATGGAGCCCCCGCTGCAGGTCTACACCCTGGAGAAGCTCCGGAGCATGGGGGTGGAGGTGCTCCTCAACGCCCGGGTGGTGGATGCCGGACCGGAGCGGGTGGTCCTCCACGACGGCGCCGTCATCCCGGCCCACACCCTCTTCTGGTCGGCGGGGGTGAAGGCGGCCCCCCTTGCCGCGGCCCTCGGCGCCGCACCCCGGCCGGGGGGAAGAATTCCCGTGGAACCCGATCTGACGCTCCCCGGGCATCCCGAGGTCCTGGTCATCGGCGACATGGCGTATCTCGAGCAGGATGGCGCCCCTCTCCCGATGGTGGCCCCGGTGGCGATGCAGATGGGAATCTACGCGGGGAGCTCGATCCTGGCCCGGGAGCGCGGCGGGAGCCTGCCGCCGTTTCGCTACCGCGACAAGGGGAGCATGGCAACCATCGGCCGGAGCGCCGCGGTGGCCAGCGCCTTCGGGATGAAATTCCGGGGGTACGCGGCCTGGGTGATCTGGCTCCTCCTCCACCTCTACTACCTGATCGGCTTCCGCAACCGGATCGTCGTCATGCTGAACTGGATCTGGTACTACTGGTTCCATGAGCGGCAGGTGCGGCTCATCACCGAGCGCGAACGGGCGGGAGGGCAATGA
- a CDS encoding SDR family oxidoreductase → MELKEQIVMVTGANGGIGSALVRAFLDAGAKKVYACARKAETLAGMLADQRVQPVELDITDPSSIEAAAAAHGDVTILVNNAGANQGGLLGTPLAARTEMDVNYFGNLSMCTAFAPLLGANGGGCIVNIVSILAMVNMPSVGTYSASKAALHSVTQGMRGVLAGQGTRVIGVYPGPVATRMTEGLEMPMATPAGVAQEVIAGIIADCEEIYPDEMSKGVCQGLAADAKAVERQFAAF, encoded by the coding sequence ATGGAACTGAAGGAACAGATTGTCATGGTAACGGGAGCAAACGGGGGGATCGGCAGCGCCTTGGTCCGCGCCTTTTTGGATGCAGGGGCGAAAAAGGTGTACGCCTGCGCACGGAAAGCGGAGACGCTGGCGGGAATGCTTGCCGACCAGCGAGTTCAGCCGGTGGAACTCGACATAACCGATCCCTCAAGCATCGAGGCGGCTGCCGCAGCGCATGGAGATGTGACGATCCTGGTAAACAACGCGGGCGCAAATCAAGGCGGCCTCCTCGGCACCCCGTTGGCGGCCCGGACGGAAATGGACGTCAACTATTTCGGCAACCTTTCAATGTGCACGGCGTTTGCGCCGCTGCTCGGCGCCAATGGCGGTGGCTGCATCGTCAATATTGTTTCGATCCTCGCCATGGTCAACATGCCGTCGGTCGGGACCTACAGCGCCTCGAAGGCGGCGCTGCACTCCGTAACCCAGGGGATGCGGGGGGTGTTGGCCGGACAGGGCACCCGGGTGATTGGCGTTTATCCGGGGCCGGTGGCGACGAGGATGACAGAGGGATTGGAGATGCCGATGGCGACACCGGCGGGGGTGGCGCAGGAGGTGATTGCAGGCATCATCGCCGATTGTGAGGAAATCTACCCCGATGAGATGTCCAAGGGGGTCTGCCAGGGGCTTGCGGCCGATGCCAAAGCCGTTGAGCGGCAATTCGCCGCTTTTTAG
- the xerC gene encoding tyrosine recombinase XerC produces METAIASFLRYLETERNASPHTQEGYRSDLGQFRQFVVQELGAGAGPGDVTHILIRRWLAQLHRTHQKSSIGRKLAAVRALFKYLLRTGGIARNPAELVSTPKKEKKVPYHLAIDEVTALVEAPRAPDLLSLRDRAILETLYSCGLRVSELTGLDVGGLDLADATVRVLGKGGKERVVPVGSHARQALDAYLAARSHPPVDAPLFLNARGGRLTSRSVRRVVDNHILRLATMRRISPHTLRHTFATHMLEGGADLRAIQELLGHASLSTTQKYTHVGIDRLMEVYDKAHPKARK; encoded by the coding sequence ATGGAAACCGCCATCGCCTCGTTTCTCCGCTATCTCGAAACCGAGCGCAACGCCTCGCCCCACACGCAGGAGGGGTACCGCTCGGATCTGGGCCAGTTCCGGCAGTTTGTCGTCCAGGAGCTGGGGGCGGGTGCCGGGCCCGGCGACGTCACCCACATCCTCATCCGGCGCTGGCTCGCCCAGCTCCACCGGACCCACCAGAAGAGCTCCATCGGCCGGAAGCTGGCCGCGGTCCGCGCGCTTTTCAAATACCTCCTCCGCACCGGCGGCATCGCCCGGAATCCGGCGGAACTGGTCAGCACCCCGAAAAAGGAGAAGAAGGTCCCCTACCACCTCGCCATCGACGAAGTGACCGCCCTCGTGGAGGCCCCCCGGGCCCCCGACCTCCTGAGCCTGCGGGACCGGGCGATCCTGGAGACCCTCTACTCCTGCGGCCTGCGGGTCTCGGAGCTGACCGGCCTCGACGTCGGCGGGCTCGACCTTGCCGACGCCACCGTGCGGGTCCTCGGCAAGGGGGGGAAGGAACGGGTCGTGCCGGTGGGAAGCCACGCCCGACAGGCGCTCGACGCCTACCTCGCCGCTCGGAGCCACCCTCCCGTGGATGCCCCCCTCTTCCTGAACGCCCGGGGGGGGCGCCTCACCTCCCGAAGCGTCCGGCGGGTGGTGGACAACCATATCCTCCGGCTCGCCACCATGCGTCGGATCTCACCCCACACCCTGCGCCACACCTTCGCCACCCACATGCTCGAAGGGGGGGCGGACCTGCGGGCCATCCAGGAGCTCCTCGGCCACGCCTCCCTCTCCACCACCCAGAAGTACACCCATGTCGGCATCGACCGGCTCATGGAGGTCTACGACAAGGCGCACCCCAAGGCTCGAAAATAA
- a CDS encoding MarR family winged helix-turn-helix transcriptional regulator, whose amino-acid sequence MDFNLEESIGFTVYRTALKLRAEMARRLKSFDITPEQWSVLTRLAEADGLPQKQIAESTFKDQPTTGRIIDRLVEKGLVRREANPEDRRGFLVFLTEEGRRLRDKVVPVAARMNEDAGSLLSVEERKNLLALLRKVNANL is encoded by the coding sequence ATGGATTTCAACCTCGAAGAGTCAATCGGTTTCACGGTGTATCGGACGGCCCTCAAGCTCAGGGCGGAGATGGCCCGGCGCCTCAAGAGCTTCGACATAACGCCGGAGCAGTGGTCGGTTCTGACTCGCCTTGCGGAGGCGGATGGGCTGCCGCAAAAACAGATTGCGGAGAGTACCTTCAAGGACCAGCCGACAACGGGGCGCATTATTGACCGTCTCGTCGAGAAGGGGCTGGTACGGCGGGAGGCCAATCCGGAAGATCGCCGCGGTTTTCTGGTCTTTTTGACCGAGGAGGGACGGCGGTTGCGTGACAAGGTAGTGCCGGTTGCCGCACGAATGAATGAGGACGCCGGTAGTCTTTTGTCGGTTGAAGAGAGGAAAAATCTGCTCGCGCTTCTTCGCAAGGTGAACGCAAATCTGTAA